One Telluria mixta DNA window includes the following coding sequences:
- a CDS encoding glycoside hydrolase family 43 protein, with amino-acid sequence MKVFLAAAVLAMAAHAHADSVFRPGAIWPDDKGVHINAHGGGILEQDGVYYWFGEHKVAGTAGNRAQVGVHVYSSRNLTDWKDEGIALAVTDDPASDIVRDAIIERPKVIRNPKTGKFVMWFHLELKGKRYDAARAGVAIADKVTGPYVYQGSFRPDAGAWPLDVTPADKDPATSFLARDHAGGQMSRDMTLFVDDDGAAYQLYASEENHTMHVSRLTDDYLRSAGRYARVKQNGDDEAPAIFKHGGKYYLVTSGLTGWAPNAAKSYAADNMLGPWTALGNPVRGTPEQQKITFGGQSTYALTLQRNGCTRHILMLDVWRKENAIDGRYVWLPVEWEGGKPVVRWRDQWTLAEMDKLPCDGPGTAGDRR; translated from the coding sequence ATGAAAGTATTCCTGGCAGCGGCGGTGCTGGCCATGGCGGCCCATGCGCATGCGGACAGCGTGTTCCGACCCGGCGCGATCTGGCCCGACGACAAGGGCGTGCACATCAACGCGCACGGCGGCGGCATCCTGGAACAGGACGGTGTGTACTATTGGTTCGGCGAGCACAAGGTCGCCGGCACGGCGGGCAACCGCGCCCAAGTCGGCGTGCACGTGTACAGCTCGCGCAACCTGACCGACTGGAAGGACGAAGGCATCGCGCTCGCCGTCACCGACGACCCCGCGAGCGACATCGTGCGCGATGCCATCATCGAGCGGCCGAAGGTGATCCGCAATCCGAAAACAGGAAAATTCGTGATGTGGTTCCACCTGGAGCTCAAGGGCAAGCGTTATGACGCGGCGCGCGCGGGCGTGGCCATCGCCGACAAGGTGACGGGACCGTACGTCTACCAGGGCTCGTTCCGCCCCGACGCGGGCGCGTGGCCCCTCGACGTGACGCCGGCGGACAAGGACCCGGCGACGTCCTTCCTCGCGCGCGACCACGCGGGCGGGCAGATGTCGCGCGACATGACGCTGTTCGTGGACGACGACGGCGCGGCCTACCAGCTGTATGCGTCCGAGGAAAACCACACAATGCACGTATCGCGCCTGACGGACGACTACCTGCGTTCGGCCGGGCGGTACGCACGCGTGAAGCAGAACGGCGACGACGAAGCCCCGGCCATCTTCAAGCACGGCGGCAAATACTACCTCGTGACGTCGGGCCTGACGGGCTGGGCGCCGAACGCGGCGAAGTCGTATGCGGCGGACAACATGCTGGGTCCGTGGACGGCGCTGGGCAATCCGGTGCGGGGCACGCCGGAGCAGCAGAAGATCACGTTCGGCGGCCAGTCGACGTATGCGCTCACCCTGCAGCGCAACGGCTGCACGCGGCATATCCTGATGCTGGACGTGTGGCGCAAGGAGAATGCCATCGACGGGCGCTACGTGTGGCTGCCGGTCGAGTGGGAAGGCGGCAAACCGGTGGTGCGCTGGCGCGACCAGTGGACCTTGGCGGAGATGGACAAGCTGCCCTGCGACGGGCCTGGCACCGCGGGAGACAGGCGATGA
- the tssA gene encoding type VI secretion system protein TssA: MFTAAALLAPISDAAPCGADLAFSPELDAIARARQFDDPSLAQGEWVTDLKEADWGFVVDRCARLLAEQTKDLRLAVWLTEAAARRHHLRGLGEGFRVLAGLCDRFWDQGLYPEADGGDQEQRIGNLAWILSRTRALVREMPLTEGRGTAYSTVDFEAARRRAAAGDTETPPRLADMEAAKRGNSTAYIEAMRANAEGCLDALAQLERAADERLGQDSPGFSQAREAVQALLHALPAPAAAPQAVVPAEAPADPAAGAQAVVATPQPQAVVAGSIRSRADAIAQLRTIAKFFRETEPHSPVSYFAEKAASAGEQDLHTWLRAVIKDQAALAHVEELLGVPPAQ, from the coding sequence ATGTTTACCGCCGCCGCCCTGCTCGCCCCGATTTCCGACGCCGCCCCGTGCGGCGCCGACCTCGCCTTCTCGCCCGAACTGGACGCCATCGCCCGCGCGCGCCAGTTCGACGACCCGTCGCTCGCTCAGGGCGAGTGGGTGACGGACCTGAAGGAGGCCGACTGGGGCTTCGTCGTCGACCGCTGCGCGCGCCTGCTGGCCGAACAGACGAAGGACCTGCGCCTCGCCGTCTGGCTCACGGAAGCCGCCGCCAGGCGCCACCACCTGCGCGGCCTGGGCGAAGGTTTCCGCGTGCTGGCGGGCCTGTGCGACCGCTTTTGGGACCAGGGCCTGTACCCGGAAGCGGACGGCGGCGACCAGGAACAGCGCATCGGCAACCTCGCGTGGATTTTGTCGCGCACGCGCGCCCTCGTGCGCGAGATGCCGCTGACGGAAGGCCGCGGCACCGCGTATTCGACGGTCGATTTCGAAGCCGCACGGCGCCGCGCCGCCGCCGGCGACACCGAGACGCCGCCGCGCCTGGCCGACATGGAAGCCGCGAAGCGCGGCAACTCCACCGCCTACATCGAGGCCATGCGCGCCAACGCGGAAGGCTGCCTGGACGCGCTCGCGCAACTGGAACGGGCGGCCGACGAACGCCTGGGCCAGGACAGCCCGGGCTTCTCGCAGGCGCGCGAAGCCGTGCAGGCGCTGCTGCATGCGCTGCCGGCACCGGCTGCCGCACCGCAGGCGGTCGTACCCGCCGAAGCGCCCGCTGACCCAGCCGCTGGAGCGCAAGCCGTCGTGGCAACGCCGCAACCGCAGGCCGTCGTCGCCGGCTCGATCCGCTCGCGCGCGGACGCGATCGCGCAGCTGCGCACGATTGCGAAGTTCTTCCGGGAGACCGAGCCGCACAGCCCCGTCTCGTACTTCGCCGAGAAAGCCGCGAGCGCCGGCGAGCAGGATCTGCATACGTGGCTGCGGGCCGTCATCAAGGACCAGGCGGCGCTGGCGCATGTCGAAGAACTGCTCGGGGTGCCGCCGGCGCAGTAA
- a CDS encoding substrate-binding periplasmic protein yields MARLRKHWLFALACVAATAQARTLPEMAASNEFVICAAPDDMPFSRRDGTPAGLYVDLGRLVASDLGLALGVRWIPRRELARRVGCDAIMGTAVVKVDDRPASWRNVPTIPWMRAGAVVVDTGRGRVDSLDALRTGHVAVPSGSWAHRWLDAHGVPVWVRFRTDPEIIDAVVRGDADAGVVSDVAVGWYRQQAGAANLRVLDTLLDPDEFGFDVAIDLLDTDAATLARVNGIVRSRLADGAIAAIGRRYGAYRAPAGRR; encoded by the coding sequence ATGGCCCGTCTTCGGAAACACTGGCTGTTCGCCCTGGCTTGCGTGGCTGCCACCGCACAGGCGCGTACGCTGCCCGAGATGGCGGCGTCGAACGAGTTCGTGATCTGCGCGGCGCCGGACGACATGCCGTTCTCGCGGCGCGACGGCACGCCGGCCGGGTTGTACGTCGACCTGGGCCGCCTCGTCGCCTCCGACCTGGGTCTCGCGCTCGGCGTGCGCTGGATCCCGCGCCGCGAACTGGCCCGCCGGGTGGGCTGCGACGCCATCATGGGCACGGCCGTCGTCAAGGTGGACGACCGCCCGGCGTCATGGCGCAACGTGCCGACGATACCGTGGATGCGGGCCGGTGCCGTCGTGGTGGACACGGGGCGCGGTCGCGTCGACTCGTTGGACGCGCTGCGCACGGGCCACGTGGCCGTGCCGAGCGGCTCGTGGGCGCACCGCTGGCTCGATGCGCACGGCGTGCCCGTATGGGTGCGGTTCCGGACGGATCCCGAGATCATCGACGCCGTGGTCCGGGGGGACGCGGACGCCGGGGTCGTGTCGGACGTGGCGGTGGGCTGGTATCGGCAGCAGGCCGGCGCGGCGAACCTGCGCGTGCTGGACACGCTGCTCGATCCGGACGAATTCGGCTTCGACGTGGCGATCGACCTGCTCGACACGGACGCCGCCACGCTGGCGCGCGTGAACGGCATCGTGCGATCGCGCCTGGCGGACGGCGCGATCGCGGCGATCGGACGACGCTACGGCGCGTACCGGGCGCCCGCAGGACGTCGCTAG
- a CDS encoding M15 family metallopeptidase gives MWVLAVTVYFVLACAISWMVLFPAGREFVLNALAGAGQRLGRRAGMLAQQRLRDADALAANGRATAGSLAGFVRRHWIACTCGAALVCLPPLAALLLAERPMLNGYESTERPMNTQVADLLQGEQLVPPPPLPPLVFATAEVAQERPLLASASRDWAMLNADYTQRLLTVFRIMKERHGYDMAILEGYRSPARQDALAALGPGVTNARSWQSWHQYGLAADCAFVRDGKLVISEKDPWAMRGYQLYGQVAESVGLTWGGRWKMMDFGHTELRVPGVMKH, from the coding sequence GTGTGGGTGTTGGCAGTGACGGTGTATTTCGTGTTGGCGTGCGCGATCAGCTGGATGGTGCTGTTCCCGGCCGGCCGCGAGTTCGTCCTGAACGCGCTCGCGGGAGCCGGGCAGCGGCTCGGGCGGCGCGCGGGCATGCTCGCGCAGCAGCGCCTGCGCGACGCGGATGCGCTGGCCGCGAACGGCCGCGCGACAGCGGGCAGCCTGGCCGGCTTCGTGCGGCGCCACTGGATCGCCTGCACGTGCGGCGCGGCGCTCGTCTGCCTGCCGCCGCTGGCCGCCCTGCTGCTCGCGGAACGGCCCATGCTGAACGGCTACGAGTCGACGGAGCGCCCCATGAACACGCAGGTGGCCGACCTGCTGCAGGGCGAGCAGCTCGTGCCGCCGCCCCCGCTGCCGCCGCTCGTGTTCGCGACGGCCGAAGTGGCGCAGGAACGTCCGCTGCTCGCCTCGGCCAGCCGCGACTGGGCCATGCTGAACGCCGATTACACGCAGCGCCTGCTGACCGTCTTCCGGATCATGAAGGAGCGTCATGGCTACGACATGGCGATCCTGGAAGGCTATCGCAGCCCCGCGCGCCAGGACGCGCTGGCCGCGCTGGGACCGGGCGTCACGAACGCGCGGTCGTGGCAAAGCTGGCACCAGTACGGCCTCGCCGCCGATTGCGCATTCGTCCGCGACGGCAAGCTCGTGATCTCGGAAAAGGATCCATGGGCGATGCGCGGTTACCAGTTGTACGGCCAGGTGGCCGAATCCGTCGGCCTCACGTGGGGCGGACGCTGGAAAATGATGGACTTCGGGCACACGGAACTGCGCGTGCCCGGCGTCATGAAGCATTAA
- the tagF gene encoding type VI secretion system-associated protein TagF — MSRLTTPVSVGYFGKLPSRGDFVRGSASPALLKVLDDWLSEAMDLMSTNARWKLAYDAAAPLHFAFVGPRRRHAIGGHIVASSDESSRRYPFLMAGAMEIPEPAAFLPTTPLVFTRLWSRLETLTAGVRNAGDPAAPLLAASSQPIDLDLRAAAYDPAFDDFLEVQTITALDALLAGAGFAVSTRQVLLALGMLLQPVLASGSGRLEKSLVLPLPEDPIHRNLVAAFWMHVIAPFLARADFELALFVTRLDDRPALVVGFSGASAQTLRTLIDPQAGLDHLIGFADLEWVEDQVDGDYAVRKLSAWLAQGSLSLKSALDSVAAAFIGT; from the coding sequence ATGAGCCGCCTCACGACCCCCGTCAGCGTCGGCTATTTCGGCAAGCTGCCCAGCCGCGGCGACTTCGTGCGCGGCAGCGCCAGCCCGGCCCTCCTCAAGGTGCTGGATGACTGGCTGTCGGAAGCGATGGACCTGATGAGCACCAACGCGCGCTGGAAGCTCGCGTACGACGCCGCCGCGCCGCTGCACTTCGCGTTCGTCGGCCCGCGCCGGCGCCACGCGATCGGCGGCCACATCGTCGCCAGCAGCGACGAATCGAGCCGCCGCTATCCGTTCCTGATGGCCGGGGCGATGGAAATCCCGGAACCGGCCGCGTTCCTGCCCACGACGCCGCTCGTGTTCACGCGCCTGTGGAGCCGCCTCGAGACGCTGACGGCGGGGGTGCGCAACGCGGGCGATCCGGCCGCGCCGCTGCTTGCGGCGAGCAGCCAGCCGATCGACCTCGACCTGCGCGCGGCCGCCTACGACCCCGCGTTCGACGACTTCCTGGAAGTGCAGACGATCACCGCGCTGGACGCGCTGCTGGCCGGCGCCGGCTTCGCCGTCTCCACGCGCCAGGTGCTGCTGGCGCTGGGCATGCTGCTGCAGCCCGTGCTGGCCAGCGGGTCCGGACGCCTGGAAAAAAGCCTCGTGCTGCCGCTGCCGGAAGACCCGATCCACCGCAACCTCGTGGCCGCGTTCTGGATGCACGTGATCGCGCCGTTCCTCGCACGCGCCGACTTCGAGCTGGCCCTGTTCGTCACCCGGCTGGACGACCGGCCGGCGCTCGTCGTCGGCTTTTCCGGCGCGTCGGCGCAGACCCTGCGCACCCTCATCGACCCGCAGGCCGGCCTCGACCACCTCATCGGCTTCGCCGACCTCGAATGGGTCGAAGACCAGGTCGACGGCGACTACGCCGTGCGCAAGCTCTCCGCCTGGCTGGCGCAGGGCAGCCTGTCCCTCAAGTCCGCGCTCGATTCCGTCGCCGCGGCATTCATCGGAACCTGA
- a CDS encoding OmpA family protein has translation MRFFTQRALLAFFVMCHAGIAAAQNTAPAPAAPQPGQVTASGTVPDEATKAAVLAKLREVYGADRVVDQIAIGPVAMPANWNGYVQKLITPDLRQISRGQLKIDGSNVSLRGEVANEAQRQRIASNVATSLNPTYTVNNGLRVSAAEQALLDNTLANRTVEFESGKATLTPTGRAILDEMVAAMQKLKGRRIEIIGHTDSAGLRASNVSLSQARAATVKSYLAAHGIAEENLAASGQGPDRPIASNDTAEGRARNRRIEFRLAQ, from the coding sequence ATGCGATTCTTTACCCAGCGCGCCCTCCTCGCGTTCTTCGTCATGTGCCACGCCGGTATCGCCGCCGCGCAGAACACCGCGCCCGCGCCCGCCGCGCCGCAACCTGGCCAGGTCACGGCCAGCGGCACCGTCCCGGACGAGGCGACCAAGGCCGCCGTGCTCGCGAAGCTGCGCGAGGTCTACGGCGCCGACCGCGTGGTCGACCAGATCGCCATCGGCCCCGTCGCCATGCCGGCCAACTGGAACGGCTACGTGCAAAAGCTCATCACGCCGGACCTGCGCCAGATCAGCCGCGGCCAGCTCAAGATCGACGGCAGCAACGTGAGCCTGCGCGGCGAAGTCGCGAACGAGGCGCAGCGCCAGCGCATCGCCAGCAACGTCGCCACGAGCCTGAATCCGACCTACACCGTCAACAACGGCCTGCGCGTCTCCGCCGCCGAACAGGCCCTGCTCGACAACACGCTGGCCAACCGCACCGTGGAATTCGAGAGCGGCAAGGCGACCCTGACGCCGACCGGGCGCGCGATCCTCGACGAGATGGTCGCCGCGATGCAGAAGCTGAAGGGCCGCCGCATCGAGATCATCGGCCACACGGACAGCGCCGGCCTGCGCGCCAGCAACGTGAGCCTGAGCCAGGCGCGCGCCGCCACGGTGAAATCCTACCTGGCCGCGCACGGCATCGCGGAAGAGAACCTTGCCGCCAGCGGCCAGGGCCCGGACCGCCCGATCGCCAGCAACGACACCGCCGAGGGCCGCGCGCGCAACCGCCGCATCGAATTCCGCCTCGCGCAATGA
- a CDS encoding LacI family DNA-binding transcriptional regulator, which yields MTESGKTERSAGGATVWDVASRAGVSAMTVSRVINGNTSVSVKNREKVMRAIGELNYEVNVAARAARIGTLRVGLLYSNPSEAFLSAFLVGALTECGQSGAHLILEHCDNLKSQRKAIDRLIDDGADGILVPPPLCDSKSALRMLAELGIPSVAVATARPSPQMSAVRIDDYEGALTMMRHLLALGHTDIGFIKGDPEHTPTQLRYQAFIDAMRGAGLDVPAERVAQGMFTYRSGLLAARELLGQPTRPTAIFASNDDMAAAVIAVAHGMHLQVPDDLTVCGFDDTPVATTVWPELTTIHQPITEMARGAVALLIEHIRSQRSGHAYDRRHQLMPYTLVVRESTSGTD from the coding sequence ATGACCGAATCCGGCAAGACCGAGCGCTCCGCGGGCGGCGCGACGGTGTGGGACGTCGCCAGCCGGGCCGGGGTCTCGGCGATGACCGTCTCGCGCGTCATCAACGGCAATACCAGCGTCAGCGTCAAGAACCGGGAAAAGGTCATGCGGGCGATCGGCGAACTCAATTACGAGGTCAACGTGGCGGCCCGCGCGGCGCGCATCGGCACGCTGCGCGTCGGCCTGCTGTACAGCAACCCCAGCGAGGCCTTCCTCAGCGCGTTCCTCGTCGGCGCGCTGACCGAGTGCGGCCAGAGCGGCGCCCACCTGATCCTCGAGCACTGCGACAACCTGAAGAGCCAGCGCAAGGCGATCGACCGCCTGATCGACGACGGCGCCGACGGCATCCTCGTGCCGCCGCCGCTGTGCGATTCGAAGTCCGCCCTCAGGATGCTGGCGGAACTGGGCATCCCGTCCGTGGCCGTCGCCACCGCGCGGCCGTCGCCGCAGATGTCGGCCGTGCGCATCGACGACTACGAAGGCGCGCTGACGATGATGCGGCACCTGCTGGCCCTGGGCCACACGGACATTGGCTTCATCAAGGGCGACCCGGAGCACACGCCGACCCAGTTGCGCTACCAGGCGTTCATCGACGCCATGCGCGGGGCCGGTCTCGACGTGCCCGCGGAGCGGGTCGCGCAGGGCATGTTCACCTACCGTTCGGGCCTGCTGGCGGCGCGCGAGCTGCTGGGGCAACCGACGCGGCCGACGGCCATCTTCGCCAGCAACGACGACATGGCGGCGGCCGTCATCGCCGTGGCGCACGGGATGCACCTGCAGGTGCCGGACGACTTGACCGTCTGCGGGTTCGACGACACGCCTGTCGCGACGACCGTGTGGCCGGAACTGACGACGATCCACCAGCCGATCACGGAAATGGCCCGCGGCGCCGTCGCCCTGCTGATCGAGCATATCCGCTCGCAACGCTCGGGCCACGCCTACGACCGGCGGCACCAGCTGATGCCGTACACGCTGGTGGTGCGCGAATCGACCTCGGGGACCGACTGA
- the tssM gene encoding type VI secretion system membrane subunit TssM, producing the protein MQKTWDFLTARASLTVIGWVAFAALLFVAARLLQWPASLPWIVLGIALAVGAAIWLFRRWRHARKAKQIGDMLEQQADKPVADATQRQETEVIRKRLLDAIATIKGSKLGQLSGSAALYELPWYMIIGNPAAGKSTAIASSGLQFPFADSKVVQGVGGTRNCDWFFTTEGILLDTAGRYSVVDQDRAEWFGFLDLLKKHRRKAPINGVIIAVSIAELTRNRPEFAINLAKNLRQRVQELTERLEVHAPVYVVFTKADLIDGFNEFFQDAERAEREKVWGATLPYDQNVTSERLLDQFDARFDELYDGLKELSLANMALQRRESMPSGVFTFPLEFSSIKPALRAFVATLFEDNPFQFKPVFRGFYFTSALQEGETVSTSSARVAQRFDLRLAPPAHEDQHQQQGYFLLNLFRKVIFADKDLVAQYASPAKTRLRYAAFFAATAIVGLALAGWSWSYMNNRQLVANVQADLDQAIRVQGKSLDLQSRFQALEILQDRIEQLDRYAEHRPLGLSLGLYQGNLLNRKLKEEYFNGVREVMLKPVAQSLESYLADVNGNAGQLQPMNKPAGAPTAASDAPQQFKDASPADTEDAYNALKTYLMLGDKSRAESAHLNDQLTRFWRNWLESNRGAMPREQMIRSAERMISFYLAQVNDTSWPVIDTRLALVDQTRDSLRKVVRGMPARERVYADVKARAATRYPSITVARIVGDQDKDLVLGSYAISGAFTRQAWEGFVQQAFRDAANRELQSADWVLKTAARDDLTLEGSPEQIQKSLVDLYKAEYAREWQKFMQGVTVKDLDGFDGAAAAMNRLGDPQNSPINKLVSTVYEQTSWDNPTLAGATLQRAQSGLTGWFRETILRQKPAIVNVSLPAPGSQPANAPALGPVGREFAGVARLVVARDKDASLMRGYVDNLSKLRARFNQIKNQGDPGPGAKQLMQQTLDGSGSELADALKYVDEQMLVGMTDVQRQALRPVLVRPLMQTFAVIVQPAEAEINKVWAAQVVQPFNRDLATKYPFSTESKAEASNAEIGQVFGPDGAIAKFFNTTVGPLVVRRGDSLSPRTWADMGVNLAPNVVASFPGWVAPLAAGGVANAAASSGGEAQTCFDLQALGTQGATEFTVEIDGQSLRWRGQPQPWVHMVWPNPQGVPGAKITALTPEGRNVVVLDEPGHFGLKKMIDAAQRKRKPDGSFELSWQAGGVTVNANLKVLPAAPAPAAVQASSSGQGFKRLRLPETITAPRTAAVTPAAAPAAAPAPAAPVRTAQAGGAQ; encoded by the coding sequence ATGCAAAAAACCTGGGATTTCCTGACCGCCCGCGCCAGCCTGACCGTCATCGGCTGGGTGGCCTTCGCCGCGCTGCTGTTCGTGGCCGCGCGGCTGCTGCAATGGCCTGCCTCGCTGCCGTGGATCGTGCTCGGCATTGCGCTGGCCGTCGGCGCCGCCATCTGGCTGTTCCGCCGCTGGCGCCATGCGAGAAAGGCGAAGCAGATCGGCGACATGCTCGAACAGCAAGCCGACAAACCTGTCGCCGACGCCACCCAGCGCCAGGAAACGGAAGTGATCCGCAAGCGCCTGCTCGACGCCATCGCGACGATCAAGGGTTCCAAGCTGGGCCAGTTGTCCGGCAGCGCCGCGCTGTACGAACTGCCGTGGTACATGATCATCGGGAACCCGGCGGCCGGCAAGAGCACCGCGATCGCCAGCTCCGGCCTGCAGTTCCCGTTCGCCGACAGCAAGGTCGTGCAGGGCGTGGGCGGCACGCGCAACTGCGACTGGTTCTTCACGACCGAGGGCATCCTGCTCGACACGGCCGGGCGCTACTCCGTCGTCGACCAGGACCGCGCCGAGTGGTTCGGTTTCCTCGACCTGCTGAAGAAGCACCGCCGCAAGGCGCCGATCAACGGCGTGATCATCGCCGTCAGCATCGCGGAACTGACCCGCAACCGTCCCGAATTCGCGATCAACCTGGCCAAGAACCTGCGCCAGCGCGTGCAGGAACTGACCGAGCGTCTCGAAGTCCATGCGCCCGTCTACGTCGTGTTCACGAAGGCCGACCTGATCGACGGTTTCAACGAATTCTTCCAGGACGCCGAGCGCGCCGAGCGCGAGAAGGTGTGGGGCGCGACGCTCCCCTACGACCAGAACGTGACGAGCGAACGCCTGCTCGACCAGTTCGACGCCCGCTTCGACGAACTGTACGACGGCCTCAAGGAACTGAGCCTCGCGAACATGGCGCTGCAGCGGCGCGAGAGCATGCCGTCCGGCGTGTTCACCTTCCCGCTCGAATTCTCGTCGATCAAGCCGGCGCTGCGTGCGTTCGTCGCCACGCTGTTCGAGGACAACCCGTTCCAGTTCAAGCCCGTCTTCCGCGGCTTCTACTTCACGAGCGCGCTGCAGGAAGGCGAGACGGTGTCGACGTCGTCCGCCCGCGTCGCGCAGCGTTTCGACCTGCGCCTCGCGCCGCCGGCCCACGAAGACCAGCACCAGCAGCAGGGCTACTTCCTCCTCAACCTGTTCCGCAAGGTGATCTTCGCCGACAAGGACCTCGTCGCGCAGTACGCCAGCCCGGCCAAGACGCGCCTGCGCTATGCCGCGTTCTTCGCCGCGACGGCCATCGTCGGCCTCGCGCTCGCGGGCTGGAGCTGGTCGTACATGAACAACCGCCAGCTCGTCGCCAACGTCCAGGCCGACCTGGACCAGGCCATCCGCGTGCAGGGCAAGAGCCTCGACCTGCAGTCGCGCTTCCAGGCGCTGGAGATCCTGCAGGACCGCATCGAACAGCTCGACCGCTACGCCGAACACCGCCCGCTGGGCCTCAGCCTCGGCCTGTACCAGGGCAACCTCCTGAACCGGAAGTTGAAGGAAGAGTATTTCAACGGCGTGCGCGAAGTGATGCTGAAGCCCGTCGCGCAGTCGCTGGAATCGTACCTGGCCGACGTGAACGGCAACGCGGGCCAGTTGCAGCCGATGAACAAGCCGGCTGGCGCGCCGACGGCCGCCTCCGACGCGCCGCAGCAGTTCAAGGATGCGTCGCCGGCCGACACCGAGGACGCGTACAACGCATTGAAGACGTACCTGATGCTGGGCGATAAATCGCGCGCCGAGAGCGCCCACCTGAACGACCAGCTCACGCGCTTCTGGCGCAACTGGCTGGAATCGAACCGCGGCGCGATGCCGCGCGAGCAGATGATCCGCAGCGCCGAGCGCATGATCTCGTTCTACCTCGCGCAGGTCAACGACACGTCGTGGCCCGTCATCGACACGCGCCTCGCGCTCGTCGACCAGACGCGCGACAGCCTGCGCAAGGTCGTGCGCGGCATGCCGGCGCGGGAGCGCGTGTACGCGGACGTGAAGGCGCGCGCCGCCACCCGCTATCCGTCGATCACCGTGGCGCGCATCGTCGGCGACCAGGACAAGGACCTCGTCCTCGGCAGCTACGCGATCTCCGGCGCCTTCACGCGCCAGGCCTGGGAAGGCTTCGTGCAGCAGGCGTTCCGCGACGCGGCCAACCGCGAACTGCAAAGCGCCGACTGGGTCCTGAAGACCGCCGCGCGCGACGACCTCACGCTGGAGGGCAGCCCGGAACAGATCCAGAAATCGCTCGTCGACCTGTACAAGGCCGAGTATGCGCGCGAGTGGCAGAAGTTCATGCAGGGTGTGACGGTGAAGGACCTGGACGGCTTCGACGGCGCGGCCGCCGCCATGAACCGCCTGGGCGATCCGCAGAATTCGCCCATCAACAAGCTCGTGTCGACCGTGTACGAACAGACGTCGTGGGACAACCCGACGCTGGCCGGCGCCACGCTGCAGCGCGCGCAGAGCGGCCTGACGGGCTGGTTCCGCGAGACGATCCTGCGCCAGAAGCCGGCCATCGTGAACGTCAGCCTGCCGGCACCGGGTTCGCAACCGGCCAACGCGCCGGCGCTGGGCCCCGTCGGCCGCGAGTTCGCCGGCGTCGCCCGCCTCGTGGTCGCCCGCGACAAGGATGCGTCGCTGATGCGCGGCTATGTCGACAACCTGTCGAAGCTGCGCGCGCGCTTCAACCAGATCAAGAACCAGGGCGACCCCGGCCCCGGCGCCAAGCAGCTGATGCAGCAGACGCTGGACGGCAGCGGCTCCGAGCTGGCCGACGCGCTGAAATACGTCGATGAACAGATGCTCGTCGGGATGACGGATGTCCAGCGCCAGGCGCTGCGTCCCGTGCTCGTGCGCCCGCTGATGCAGACATTCGCCGTGATCGTGCAGCCGGCCGAAGCGGAGATCAACAAGGTGTGGGCCGCGCAGGTCGTGCAGCCGTTCAACCGCGACCTGGCGACCAAGTATCCGTTCTCGACGGAGTCCAAGGCCGAGGCGAGCAACGCCGAGATCGGCCAGGTCTTCGGCCCGGACGGCGCGATCGCGAAATTCTTCAACACGACGGTGGGTCCACTGGTCGTGCGCCGCGGCGATTCGCTCAGCCCGCGCACGTGGGCCGACATGGGCGTGAACCTGGCCCCGAACGTCGTCGCGAGCTTCCCGGGCTGGGTCGCGCCGCTGGCGGCCGGCGGCGTCGCCAACGCGGCGGCGAGCAGCGGCGGCGAGGCGCAGACCTGCTTCGACCTGCAGGCGCTGGGCACGCAGGGCGCCACCGAATTCACGGTGGAGATCGACGGCCAGTCGCTGCGCTGGCGCGGCCAGCCGCAACCGTGGGTGCACATGGTGTGGCCGAATCCGCAGGGCGTGCCGGGCGCGAAGATCACCGCGCTCACGCCGGAAGGCCGCAACGTCGTCGTGCTGGACGAGCCGGGCCACTTCGGCCTCAAGAAAATGATCGACGCGGCCCAGCGCAAGCGCAAGCCGGACGGCTCGTTCGAGCTGTCGTGGCAGGCCGGCGGTGTCACGGTGAATGCAAACCTGAAGGTCTTGCCGGCCGCTCCGGCACCGGCGGCCGTGCAAGCGTCATCGTCCGGCCAGGGCTTCAAGCGCCTGCGCCTGCCGGAGACGATCACGGCGCCGCGCACCGCTGCAGTGACACCGGCAGCGGCGCCGGCCGCCGCGCCTGCGCCGGCCGCGCCGGTGCGCACGGCCCAGGCGGGAGGTGCGCAATGA